ATTGTATCAATCcttgtttctttgtttttggCATTATCTAGCTGTGTACAAATAGATCATCTATACTTCGAACGTTGTCACTTCTCGGTGCTGGCCTAGGTGCTACAACGTATAAGTGGTACTTAACTAGTTTTTCGCATTAGACTTAAGTCAAAATCAATTTGTTTAGTCTTAAGAATGACATCAATTGGAGGTGATGTCGCTgaaatgtacggagtatgtatCTCTGTGCTTGTCGGTAACGGGCGGAGAGTTGATCCTCGGAGCGGAAAGAAAATCCAGCGAAAAACTCCCGAGGTCAAAGAAAGCGGAGAAACACCTGATTGTCACCACCTAACCCCCTTCTCTGGTTCTCGTCCTATTCTAGTTCTAATGTTACTTCGACAATTCAATCGCGTCGCGTCGCCGAGCTGGATCTCGCGCGTTCCTTCAGCGATGCCTTTACGCGCCAAGGTGACCAACCCTGCCTTTCGGGCAGCAGCTATGGTACACACCCCATTCGGAGAGAATCCCGACACCCAGTGCTTACTTGCTTGTTCATGATAGTTGTCGACTTCCCCTGCTATCCCCAAAGAGCTCCCCGGCGATGAGCGCGACGATGTTTTGTTCAATTCGATCTACGGCATCCGCAGCGTTGAGCTCAACCGACCCAAGAAACTCAACTCCCTCAATGGGTCGATGGCTCGCAAGATTCTTCCTCGATTGAAGGTTAGAATTGATACCTGAAACTTCAGAAACATATCATACTAAGCGTTGGATGAATAGGAGTGGGAGAAATCTCATCTTGCAagcatcatcctcatctccGGAGCCGGTACCAAGGCTCTCTGCGCAGGCGGCGACGTTGCTGCCCTGGCGCTGCAGAATGAGAGTGGAGTGGAAGGACAAAAAGCATCGACAGAATTTTTTGGACTTGAATACCGCCTCGACCACCTGATCGCTACATACTCAAAGCCTGTTATCTCATTTATGGATGGCATCACTAtgggtggtggtgttggccTCAGCATGCACGCCCCCTTCCGAATTGCGACTGAGCGTACCGTTTTTGCTATGCCCGAGACCACCATTGGCTTCTTTCCCGACGTTGGTGGTTCGTTCTTCCTTCCTCGTCTGGATGGTGAGACCGGTACATACCTGGCTTTAACCTCGGAGCGCCTCAAGGGTGTTCAAGCTCTGTATGCAGGCATTGCCACACACTATTTGCACTCCAGCGTCCTGAGCAGTGTGGCCCAGCGTCTTTCCGAGCTGACTTTCCCCGACCACGTCGAGCTTCCCGAACGTTTGGAAATCGTGAACAAGACCATGGCTGAATTCTCCCTTGGCCTCCCTTCGCTTGAGGAGGAGCCTATGCTCATGGCCGGTAGCCTGCGTACTGCCATTGACCGCTGCTTCGGATTCAACACTATGGAAGAGATCATCGAGGCTTTGGAGATGGAAACTGAGCACAAGGAGTGGGCACAAAAGACATTGGAGACTCTGTCAGGTCGCTCCCCGACTTCTCTGAAGGTGACCTTGCGCCAGATGCGTCTTGGCAAGAAGTGGACCATCTCAGAGACCTTCCAGCGTGAGCACGAGATTGCTGCCAACTTCATGCGCCACCCTGATTTCGTCGAGGGTGTCAAGGCCCGTCTGGTGTCCAAGCCTGCCCGCCAGGCCGAGTGGCAGCCCGCTACTCTCAAAGAGGTCTCGGATAAAACCGTTGATGACTTCTTCGAGATCCCCAACGGCGAGTCCCGCCTCGCGCTTCTGAGTGAGGGAGATTACAAATACTACCCTCATGCCCACTTCGCTCTTCCTTCTGAGAGAGAAATTGAGGAGGTTGTGCGTCAAGGTCACGCATCGCGAAGACCCGTGGTCGACTACTTCCTCCAAAAATACGCTCACCGCGAGGGTGTGCGCCGAAAAGTCGTCGAGGTGATTGCCCGACGGACGACGACATCATCTCCCGAAGGACTCAAGTGGGTGAATTAAGAGAGGGATACCGTCTAGAGCTTGTAATTTTATCGCTCGGTGTATTAGAATTTATTGGCGGCCCGCATACCACAAAACACTTATCGCATCTTCTGAATCTGCAATTGTTGATCTTGAACTGGAAATGAACAGTGATATTGAACTGGTCGATTCAAATCTAGAGGACATTTGTGATCTAAAACTTGTCAATCACACCATTGTACCCCACACTATCTAAAATGGGTCCTCAACCCACCCTCGGCATTGCTGACCCGTCCCCCAACTTAATCTCCCATCAAAATCCACACTGCCTTTCAACCAAACCCTTGAATATCTGTTGCAAACTGCCAGCAGCGCTTCTAGATGGAGATTGAGAGCAGGTACACAGAGCCTAGCGGGCGCTCATCAGAAAGTATCCCCAATGCCTCCAGCGCTTTGTTACCGACATTGTCAAACGATACTTCACAATCTCCAAATGATAGCCCAGCACTAGAAGCTCGCTCCGTACTCACGCGCCTATACATCTCACACACACTCTCAGCATGGAACTCACGCATGTTCGAATTTGGCGCCGTGCTGTTCCTCGCCTCGATCTTCCCAGGGACACTACTATACGCTTCGATGTACGCTCTAGTGCGGGCGTTCTCAACCGTCGCGCTATCCTCCTGGCTCGGTGCGCAAGTTGATAGTTCAGACCGGCTTGTAGCTGTGAGGCACTCTATTGGTAGGTTGATTGTGTCTTTGGACAATTCACTGTGTTAAATTTCGCTGTGCTGTCATTCAGGGCCGATGGCTAACAAGAGGAACAGTGTGGCAAAGAGTCCCTGTCGCGATCTCGTGCTTGTGTTTCGTGGTGACCTTGTCTACGGACTCTTGGCCGCGTACAATTGCCTTGTTTGCTGTACAGGGCTTGCTGGCTTGTGTGGAGAAACTGGCCAGTACAGCTAATACGGTGGCTGTGGAACGAGACTGGGTAGGTACAGGAAATCGTATTCTGGTTCTCTGGATTCTTCCCTGCGTCCtatctgaaaaaaaaaaaaaaaaaattgatcCTGGGAGATCTCAATCGCTGATAATTTGACACCAGGCAATCGTCATCTCGGAAAGTATCAATGTCCCTCGACAAGGTGAGAAGCCCGAAGCGACTTGAGACTCCTACATTCCCTAACTTCGATCCAATGACAGACTTGAATGCCTCCATGAGACGAATCGATCTCTTCTGCAAGCTCATAGCACCAGtcttcatctccttgatCGACAGCCTCTCGACCCAATACGCAATCTGGACAGTTTTCACTCTGAACATCGCATCCGTGCTCGTTGAATATATGGCCATAGCCCAGGTCTACCGATCAGTCCCCGCCTTGACCAAGATGCAATCTCCCGCACCGCAGGCAGATGATCTAAACAGCGAGACCGCCGATGATCCCCACCATCACACATCTCGCAGCATCCTCCGCTCCTTCCCAGAATCACTCAACCCATGGAAGGAGTACATCGCCAGCCCGGTCTTCCTAGCATCCTTCGCCCTGAGTCTGCTCTACCTAACAGTCCTATCCTTCGGCGCAACAATGGTCACTTACCTGCTGCACGCGGGCTTTACCTCGTTACAGGTCAGCTACATGCGTATCGGTGCCGTAGCCGCCGAGATATCCGGTACATGGACAGCGCCGATCATTATGAACCGGATTGGACCCATTCGGTCCGGGCTGTGGTTCCTGAATTGGCAGTTTCTCTGCGTGGCTGCTGCCGCTGTGGCTTTTGTTTCGTGGGACTCGGGCTCGCAGTTCGTGGCGGGTACGCTGATTGTGGGCGTTGCGTTGAGTCGTGTTGGGCTTTGGGGATTCGATTTGTCGGTTCAGTTTCTTGTGCAGGAAGTAAGTGGCTTCTTCTGGATGATTGGCTTGTGGATCGCGCATGGACTGACCGACTGGTGTTTTGTAGAAGATTCACGAACATGCCCGTGCCCGCTTCTCTGCGACTGAAATGGCGCTGCAGAATGTTTTCGAGATGCTTTCTTTTGCTTCGACTATTGCTTTCCCGCTGCCGGCGCAGTTCGGGTATCCCGTGCTGATCAGTGCTGGGGCTGTGGCGGTTGCTGCTGTTTGTTTTGCGGCGTATGTGCGCAAGGAACGAGGGCATCTGCTGCATCGTGTACGGTGTATGGGTGGTGAAAAAGCGGGATACCGAAGCATAGCGCCTGAGTCGGTTTAGAACCTTGGGGCGGATGTAGGTTTTGGCATCACAATTCATAAGAAAATTTATGCATGCATGAGCTCGTCACCAAAATTAAGCGGACGAGCAGACCGCTGGTTATAAAAGCCTGCCAATGAGCCAGTAGAAAGAGGAATGGGTCTTCGATGCTGTTTTCTTCCGTGTAGGTCTATGTTGGTGCTGTTAGGTGACAAGTTTGGGAAGTTTGTATATCGGGTGGTTTCAGAGGTGTGCGATGATCTGGGATGATGGCCAAGCGCAGGGAGAGGATCGCGATCTCGGCCTGCAATCAAGGACTCGACACCTAGCAGCTTGACCCATGCCACCGGCAAATGACCGAGACCTGCTTAATGTCGGATACGATCATGAAATCGATGAGTGTGGACTCTGTCACCTCGCCACGAATACAAGCTTGTATCTCTGAACTGGATACTCTAAAAAGTAGGTGCCCAGGGCcatcttttcctttccattATCGCTTTATGGACATCGGCATAGCAAGGTAAAGCATCTAATAGCGGACTCAAATCTTATGCATGAGCTGGCAGCGCTGGCCGCGTATCCTTCCACTCGATATTTCATGGGCGCAAAAGGAGCAACCGGCGGATCAATGGACCGAAAGTGCAGTAGCAGCAGGTTTTGGTCTTCAAATGAGGGATCGCCTGCGTCGGACAAGCTGTCCTGCATAGTTGGCACATCTGAAGCGTAGCAGATTGAGGCCCCATCGATGAGTGGAGGTGAGGGTATCTGGaataaatggaatgcaacgGTCTAGTGTGAGGTTCGCCGGTAGCTACTGCGACGCCAAACCAGAGGTGTAAGTCGTCGGGGGTTCGAGTTGGCAAGCATGTTTGCCGGCCGCAGATCAACACAGAATGATGTGAAATATCCCCCGTCGCGAAGGATCTCGGGGAGTGGCACGACCCTCTCGTTGAGGTAGCTCTCGTACCCGGGCATGCCGCGCTGCGGCGCGGTGCTCATGGTCGAGCCTTGAGGTCCATTCTGGCTGGAGATGATGTTGGTCCATTCGAGTAGGTTGCCTAGACCGGCGATGTGATGCTCTGTGCCGGTCATGATCATGGCGCGTGTGGGGCTGGGACTTTGTGAGCTTGGGTGGAGCTGGTGGTCTGGGGCAGAGGAGCTTTACGAGCATGCTGCGGCGGCGTGGGAGTCTGTAAATCGGAGTCCCTCGTTGGCGATCTGGTCGATGTTAGGCGTGCGGATCTCTCCGCCGAAGCAGCCCACATTGGAGAAACCTAGGTCATCGGCGACGATGCCGAGGAAGTTGGGGGCGTTTGGTTGTCGTTGGTGGAAAGATTCATTGGATGATAGAAAGGGTGAGGGGGTGTGGTTATTGGTTATCTCATCTCGCAGCTCCGACCTCAGCAAGCATCATATGGAAAGCATCGCCCATCTGGCCGGCAAGCAATGCGGGGATTGAGTATCCACATTCGATCGGGGACTAGCCAAAGAGACTTGAGCCAATGACGGTGGAATCACGCCATGTCGGACGTCTACGAAGTACAAAAGTGAAGATCCGTCAGGTCCCCGTGGACCTTGAGATGTACAGTGACGGACGTCCAGAAACATCCCTCTACATTCCTTTCGCACTTGCTACGACAGCTATGATTTGATTTATTTCCACCTGAAGATACCCACTATAAATCCTCCATGCTCCTCCCTTTCTCTAAATGGTGTTTTAGTCTGCTCAGTTTGGGAAACGCCCGCTGTTGGATGGCGCGGCATCTATGGCGAGTTGGATGGTTGTCACTGTGGCCGTTGTCCAGTCTTGTCCACAGCCTGGAGATAGGCCTTTCTCCGGGAATTGTGACAGTCAACCGCTAGAAGGTCTGGTCTTTAAGCTATATCTTGACCTTTTATCTACCAGATCAACACAGTGTATCGATAGAAACCAATTCATTTCCATCTGCCATGCTGTAGAAGATACAACCCAGGCACGGCCATTGCCCACAGCAACAATCCACCTCCTAGCCAATCGCCTTCAAGGCAGCTAGAATTgacaacaaaaaaaaaaacccccgaCGGAACGGAATACCAAAAGCTTGATCCGTTTGCTCAAGTCGGAATCAAAAACGCCAGACACCCTCCAGTTCCCACTGGATCGCAAATCAAAAGGGCTCAAAGATCCACAGTCAACGCCAGACAGACCTGCTGCCCCCATTACCTCCACAtttgaaaaacaaaaaaaaaacagaaacaaaaacaaaaagtcGTGATCACATTAGCATCCACTCCTAGCCTGCCTCACACATTAATCAAATCATCAAAGGAGGTATCCTCCGCCGAGAAAGAATAAGACCCCTCTGAGACCAGCGAAGTCTCCGACTCGCGACGCATCTGCTGCTCAAATGCCTCGGCAGCAGCCGCAGCGGCCGGCTCCAGTTGCAAGGGATCATCAAAGCCAAACGACATCGTCGCCGGCGCCACTGGAGCAggcacaggcacaggcacaggcacaggcacaggcatAGCAGTCGCAACCGGAGCGGGGTTGGATTCGAGCGGGGAGACAGAGGGATTGTTCTCCGAGATTCTGACGGGCGAATCAGGCAGCGCACCTGCAGACGGAGCACCATCATGATCGGTAATTTTCTTGACCATCTGAGCGAGGTGAAGTCTAATCGGCTCATCTCCACACTGAGCGTGTTTCAGTACTTCATTCTTCAGCCCGAGGATCTCCGATCGTAGCCGGGCAATCTCCGCGATCAGctgctccttcttctccgatTGTTCCTTGAAGTTAAATTCCAGCAGCTGGGtatgttctttttttttctggcgACACTTGCTTGCCGCGAGACGATTCCGCTCGAGGAACTTGGCCCGCTTGGCGCGTTCGTGCGGGGCATCGTCGAGATCGGGACTGAGGCTGGCAGCTGCGGTGTTGTATTCTCGCACGCGCCGTCGTTTGCTTGCATGTTCCATCATGTCTCGGGAGAGATCGCGACCTTGCTCGTCATATGGAGGCGGGGTTGGTTGGCCATTTCGGACCTGGGCGTTTTTGAGGTCCCGCTCGAGTGCGGAATTGGCAAATGCTGCCGAATCTTTGTCCCAGCCCGTGGCCATTGGTGAGACGGGGCTCAATCCCCAGAGTTCGTCGTCTGGAATGGGAAGACCGAGGAAATCACCTGCAAAGGAAGTGAATGGTGATGGATCAGTAATGTTTGCTAGGCCAGGTAACCCTGGTAGCCCTGGCATGGCAGAGTGAAGGTTAGACATATCAAGGGAAGCTTTCCAAAGAAGATATTCTCAAACatggaagagaaagaaagaaaaggaccCTCTTTGCCCTAAGAACCCTAaatcagaaaaaaagcaaaagaaaaagaaaaagaaaaaggtcTCTTTTGATCAAGTTTGGTGCctgaagaaaatgaaaaagtTCAGGTGCGGTTGACCTGGTTGGAGCCACGGTCGGACAAGACTTCCTGCGGTCCAGAAGATCCGGGCGAATGGCAAATGGGATTTGAGTGTTTCCCCCAAAGGATAGAAAGAATGTCAAGTTTGAAAAGATTtgttttaaaaaaaaaaccaaaaccagAGATATCAAGGGAATGGAATTGTCTGTTTCTAACTGGAcaccgttttttttttttttacctgaGTAACCCCCATGCCCAGACACTAGAACTAGAATTAAACAGTAAGAGATgagaaaaaccaaaaccaaaagaaTGGGATCCAACAGGATTCAAAGCCGttaaaaacaaaagaaaaaaaaaataacacAGAGGAATTGGGGTGCAGAGGAAGTGGGGGAGAGAAGTATACAGCGTGTTCGAAAATCCAATCAGAGAGCTGGACCTGATTTCTCACGCTGAACACCCTCTAGGAAGGACTCCCTACCCCACCACAAAGCGTCGACTTGTCCAGTGTTGCAATTGTCGGTGCATAAAGTGCCAATTATTAAGCAATAAACCTGCCACGCGTTGATCATCAACCTCCTTTTCCACCTCGAGCGAGGCTTCTCGGGTCTCTTGTCTGGGCCCTAGGAGGAGTGGTCCAACCACCCGCGCCAACTCGTGGAAGTTCGGATTCGCCACTGAATCACGGAGCTCCATCCCGGGTTGGTCCGGGACCGTGGTCGCCGCATTCACCAGCATGGACAGTAGCCCAAAGACCGCACAGATCAGATCGCGCTGCATCTCATGAGCAAGGGCAATGAGCGCCAGACACATAAGTTGCACTCGGGCGGCAGTCGTTGGGCTCGCCTCGGAGAGGCAGTCGGGCACACGGAGTTGATGGGGGTGATTGGGGATGGAGTGATAGTACATTGCCCGCAAAACTTGGTAGAGTCGGACACTCCCGAGGATCCCGTTGGGAAGCCCCGCCAGGACGGCCTTTAAGGCCCAGGCCACACTTAATACCGGCGCCGAATCTTCACGGAGCGGGGGCATGGCAACCACCCGCATGGTAAGGGAAATCTTGGCCTCATCTTTCTCCGCCGCTAGCACCTGGCTAGCAAAGTGGTCATACAAGCGAATCGCGGCCTTCAGATCGCCGGGCTGGATGAAGATCTCGGGAGTGTCCAGACCTGCAGGAACCCGGGGTCAGTCAAGTCATGACGTAAAAGACGCAGCCACCAACCATATTTGTGCAGAAACATCAGCGTTGCCACAAGATACGCCGGCAGCTGCACAGGACTGGGGGCCAAGTC
Above is a genomic segment from Penicillium digitatum chromosome 3, complete sequence containing:
- a CDS encoding Ferroporti-1, whose protein sequence is MEIESRYTEPSGRSSESIPNASSALLPTLSNDTSQSPNDSPALEARSVLTRLYISHTLSAWNSRMFEFGAVLFLASIFPGTLLYASMYALVRAFSTVALSSWLGAQVDSSDRLVAVRHSIVWQRVPVAISCLCFVVTLSTDSWPRTIALFAVQGLLACVEKLASTANTVAVERDWAIVISESINVPRQDLNASMRRIDLFCKLIAPVFISLIDSLSTQYAIWTVFTLNIASVLVEYMAIAQVYRSVPALTKMQSPAPQADDLNSETADDPHHHTSRSILRSFPESLNPWKEYIASPVFLASFALSLLYLTVLSFGATMVTYLLHAGFTSLQVSYMRIGAVAAEISGTWTAPIIMNRIGPIRSGLWFLNWQFLCVAAAAVAFVSWDSGSQFVAGTLIVGVALSRVGLWGFDLSVQFLVQEKIHEHARARFSATEMALQNVFEMLSFASTIAFPLPAQFGYPVLISAGAVAVAAVCFAAYVRKERGHLLHRVRCMGGEKAGYRSIAPESV
- a CDS encoding mitochondrial 37S ribosomal protein mS47; this encodes MLLRQFNRVASPSWISRVPSAMPLRAKVTNPAFRAAAMLSTSPAIPKELPGDERDDVLFNSIYGIRSVELNRPKKLNSLNGSMARKILPRLKEWEKSHLASIILISGAGTKALCAGGDVAALALQNESGVEGQKASTEFFGLEYRLDHLIATYSKPVISFMDGITMGGGVGLSMHAPFRIATERTVFAMPETTIGFFPDVGGSFFLPRLDGETGTYLALTSERLKGVQALYAGIATHYLHSSVLSSVAQRLSELTFPDHVELPERLEIVNKTMAEFSLGLPSLEEEPMLMAGSLRTAIDRCFGFNTMEEIIEALEMETEHKEWAQKTLETLSGRSPTSLKVTLRQMRLGKKWTISETFQREHEIAANFMRHPDFVEGVKARLVSKPARQAEWQPATLKEVSDKTVDDFFEIPNGESRLALLSEGDYKYYPHAHFALPSEREIEEVVRQGHASRRPVVDYFLQKYAHREGVRRKVVEVIARRTTTSSPEGLKWVN
- a CDS encoding Alkaline phosphatase-like, alpha/beta/alpha; this translates as MPRHPTAGVSQTEQTKTPFREREEHGGFIITNNHTPSPFLSSNESFHQRQPNAPNFLGIVADDLGFSNVGCFGGEIRTPNIDQIANEGLRFTDSHAAAACSPTRAMIMTGTEHHIAGLGNLLEWTNIISSQNGPQGSTMSTAPQRGMPGYESYLNERVVPLPEILRDGGYFTSFCVDLRPANMLANSNPRRLTPLVWRRSSYRRTSH
- a CDS encoding BZIP transcription factor (Atf21), putative; this encodes MPGLPGLPGLANITDPSPFTSFAGDFLGLPIPDDELWGLSPVSPMATGWDKDSAAFANSALERDLKNAQVRNGQPTPPPYDEQGRDLSRDMMEHASKRRRVREYNTAAASLSPDLDDAPHERAKRAKFLERNRLAASKCRQKKKEHTQLLEFNFKEQSEKKEQLIAEIARLRSEILGLKNEVLKHAQCGDEPIRLHLAQMVKKITDHDGAPSAGALPDSPVRISENNPSVSPLESNPAPVATAMPVPVPVPVPVPAPVAPATMSFGFDDPLQLEPAAAAAAEAFEQQMRRESETSLVSEGSYSFSAEDTSFDDLINV